TAGGCGTTTTTTCGCTTGATTTCATTTGGTTTGATTCTCAAGCTGACGGCTATTGGAATCTTAAGGAGCTAGGTTTGTGGCTAAGATAGAGGAAATTTACGCTCCTTTAGAGCGTTCGCGGGTGGGTTTAATCGAAAGAAAGTCCTCTATTGCGGAGGAGCCTGGGAGTTCGAAAAATAACAACGAAGACGCGGCTATTGTTCGCATCAGCTCAAAGTCGCTAGAAAAGCAGTCACTGAGAAGCAGGAATAGCACGGAGAGCGAAGAAGCTAAAACAACTTCCCGCACTAAGCAGCAATCTGCTGCCAGCAAAGATACAAAATTAGATGAGCATGAACGCCAGGAACTCGAAAAGCTAAAAAAACGCGATCAGGAAGTGCGCCTTCACGAGCAAGCTCACCTTGCTGCCCTGGGAGCACATAGAGCTGGCGGCGCAAAATTTAGTTACGACGTAGGCCCTGACGGAAAATCGTATGCCGTCTCCGGCGAAGTTCCGATAGACGCCTCCAAAGAAGAGTCTCCTGAAAAAACAATAGAAAAAGCCAGAACTATCCGCCGCGCGGCCCTAGCACCTAGCGATCCGTCTGCAGCCGATAAAGCGGCAGCAGCTCAGGCTAATAAACTTGAAGCCGATGCAAAGAAGGAACTAAAAGATAACAAAGCCGCGAAATCTTCTTTTCATGTCACAGTATAGTCCAGTTTTGGAATAACTTATCTGAGACGCTGGTGTAGTCGGCATGAGAACGCCCATTCTAGCCGAGGTCCACTGCGCGAATACAATTTTACAGGCGTAAACGCATGTTGTTTTAGATAGATTTTGGTAGAAGCCCTAACTCAGTAGCGCAGGGGCTTGTGTAACTAAATCGCTTGTCTTAGAGAGAATAGTCTTATGCGGCAACGAAAAGCCCTGTTGATAGCGGCCTTGGTGGCAGTAGCTGTAGTCATCGTAGCAGGTATATATATTGTTTATTATAAACAAATCACCGCTATTTCTAGCAGCAGCCACCTAACGAATTTTAAGGATTTGCTTGGCAAGCGAATTCTAAAGGGCATCGTAATTGGGCTAATAGCCGCTATCGCAATTGCTGTTATTGTTTTAAAATCCACTTCAAACAGCCTTAAGAAAAATAAAAGCAGCGCTGGTCGCCCGAACAGATCGCGGAGCAACGAGTTAGGCTCTGGCGACTTAGCTAGGTTGGAGCACGTAAGGCGCTGGATTACCAAGACCGGCGAACAGGACACTTGCCTCTACGTTAGCGATCTAAAAGGCGCTGACGGGATTCTCCTAAAGAAAGGCCAACTCGTCATACCGAGAGAGGAACGAAACCGCCATGTGCTAATTATTGCAAAAACTGGTGGCGGAAAAACCAGCAAACTAATCCTTCCCGTTTTATACAACGATTGCATGTGTCCCGTTCGCTCTACAATCGTTCTCGATTCCAAACCCGAAATGTGGTCAAAGCTAGCTGGCATGACAGCGAAGTATAATCCACAAAAAAAGATTCTTCTCTTTAATCCACTAGATAAGTTGAGAAGCCTCAGTTGGAATATCTTGGCTAAAGTCGAGGACGACACGGACGCCAAGCTAATTGCTAACACTTTAATGATGGCAACTGACAATCCAAACTCAAAAGCAGACACGCCATTTTTTAGAAACAATGCCCTGCAACTGCTTAACGCAATGATGGTGGGGCTCCTAAGAGATCCAAACGAGCGCCTTTCCATGCCTCGCGTCCACGAGTTGACTCATTGCGGAATAAAAAACCTTTGCGACTGGCTAGAAGCTCGTCCAGAGGCTATTAGAAACACTCGCACGTTTGTAGAACTTGCACGCAATGGCTCGCAAAATGCCGATACGATCATGTCTGAACTAGGCATGAGACTAGCGGCCTGGGACTTAAGTGCAATCCGCAGTACGACATTCATGGACGAGCTAAACCTCGAGGATCTCATACAACACCCTAGCCTATTTATTATCGAACTTCGCGAAAGTGAACTGGAAATGCTTCGCCCAATGGCAAACGTTCTTGTGATAGAAGTTTTACGATTCTTGACCAAACGAGCCGAACAAATGCCCAAGCAAACACTCCCGCGCCCTGTGGGCTTGGTAATCGACGAGTTTGCTAGCGCCTTGGGCCGATTGCCAGATATTCACGTAAAGCTTAACACCTTGCGGTCGCGCAATGTGAGCATAGTTGCTGCAATTCAATCAATAGCCCAAATTAAATCGAACTACGATAAAGAAGCCGACCCCGTTCTTGCCGGCTTTAACACTAAGATACTAATGCCAGCTCTCGACTTCCAGGACTCCGAATGGGCGTCTAAAGAAACCGGAACTATGACGGTGCGATTTAACGTCGGCTCTCAAGGGCATAATCGACGCATCATCGACACTTTTGCTAGCAAGAATACTGGCCTCCAAGAACAGGTCCAACAGCGCGCCGTATTAACACCTGATGAGATTGGACGCCCAGTCGATAATGCAGCGACGTTCTTCATGCCAAACACGCCAGTATTTCAGGGCCATCTAATACCGTTTTATAAAATCCCCGAAATGTCTAAACACCTTGCCACGAGTGAGCAAGAAGGCGAATTTTCCTTGCGACAGCAGCCACTAGAGTCTGTAGATAATGACTCTGCACATGAAAGTCCTCTCACAACGCCTGATGCTGCGGGGAAAGATGACGAACGCACCACTAGCACTAACACGGCTGAGATTCGCAGCGAATTGGAATCAGTTAAGAAAAAGATTGGCTGGTCAACCACCTCGACCGCGGCAAAGGATTGGTGGAAGTCATTTGAAGAAGCTAACGGCGACAATTTAAACATGGTGTTAACGCTAACTAAGGAACTGCAAAATAGAGAAGTAAAGATTAACGATTTCTTCGATGCCTTGGTAAAGAGCGGCAAAAACAAAATACCCGAAATTCTTGCACACATGGACGCTCGCCTGCTTAATTCCCTAAAGGAACGAGTGGGCTGGGCAAGGGCCAGTAGTTCAGCGAGACAGTGGTGGGAAACATTCGAGAAAGCTAACGAAAGCAACGTCATCCCCATAATTAAGCTCTGCCGCGATTTACATAAAAGAGATGCAACCATAGAAGAGTTTTTCGATACATATGCCAGTATCAACACTAGTTCGATTGATGATGTGTTGCTCCATATTGATGTAAAAAGGGACGAGGAAGAAGCCGAACGAAGGCGTCGTGCCAAAAACAGGGAACGAGAGCGAGAAGTTGAACCAAAACGAGAACGGCCTTCGGATGAGACACGTGAAGAGCAAGCTAATCGCTCTATCAGCAGGGATAAGGATGATATTGTTGACGATTGGCAGACATTCGCAGACGATGAAGACACTGTGCTTGAAAGCGATAATGGATCGGAGCGAGAAAATTTTGGGGAGGAAGAGGATAATAATATTGCCGACGACGTAGACGATGGTATTAACGGCAATTATTCTATGAATTCAAGCACTTTATCTGAAGAGGCCGAAACTGAAGATACAGACATCTCCTCCTTGAGCGATTATATAGAAGAAGACGCTTACCACAACAATGCTGCAATGGATGAAGCAATTGACCAGGCTAGATTCGAGGAAGAGGATAACGAACAAACTGAAAACAGGGCCGAGCATCTCTTTGCTGGCGAGGCTGCCGCCAAGAAACTGCACCTGGCATCCTACTTCGAGATGGGTGAACACTTTCTAAAACAGGGATTGGAAAAGGACTTTACCGCCTTAATTACTATGGCCAAAGAAGATTCGTTAATCAGCAAAGAGGATTTAGAGCACTTAATCAATTTAGGCACTAATTATGGCTTGCCTAAAGCATCTTAGTGCTCTCTTGCGCAGGCTCGCCAAGTCGGTAATTTGCGCTAAAACATGCATCACAAAAGTGCCGACTAGTGGCGTTCTTACCAACGGCACGATACATTCCCTCTATACTTAGATAACTAAGTGAATCGGCACCGACGTATTTAGCAATTTCTTCTACGCTATTACGCGACGCTATTAGCTCCGCCCGCGAGGGCGTGTCTATCCCGTAGTGGCAGGGACCTGTTGTAGGCGGGGAAGATATGCGCATGTGCACTTCCTTGGCCCCAGCTTGGCGCAACATTGAAACGATCTTTTTGCTAGTCGTTCCACGAACAATCGAATCATCTACAACGACAACTCTCTTGCCGGCTAAAAGCGCAGTATTGGCATTCAATTTCACCTTCACGCCAAAATCGCGAATGGATTGTTGTGGCTCAATAAAGGTTCGCCCTACATAGTGGTTGCGAATCAATCCAAACTCTAGTGGCACGCCTAGCTCTTCTGCATAGCCCATAGCCGCAGGCACACCTGAATCTGGCACCGGAATTACCACGTCCGCCTGTGCCGGACTTTCTCGCGCAAGCTCCGCGCCCAAGTTCTTGCGCACAAGGTAGACATTTCGCCCCTCGAGATTAGAATCTGGCCGTGCGAAGTAAATGTACTCAAATATACAGAAGGCTCTATCCGGAGCTGCAAAACGACTACTTTCTAACTTGCCCTCAGGGGTGATTTTCACAATCTCACCTGGCTCAATATCTCGCACAAAAGTTGCACCAATTAGATCGAATGCGCAAGTCTCCGAAGCTACGACATAGCCAGAACTCATGCTTCCAAGCACTAATGGCCTAACGCCATGCGGGTCTCGAACCGCATATAGATCATCTCCTACTAATATCGCTAAGGAGTACGCGCCTTTCACCTGCCTAAGTGCAAGCGCCAGCCTTTCGCTAAATGATTTATTGCGATCCACATGGGCAAGCAGGTGCAATATGACTTCCGTATCAGATGTGGTTGAAAATATAGCCCCATTATCTTCTAGCTGTAGCCGCAACTCTCGGGCATTCACAAGATTTCCATTATGGGCAACCGCAACTGACTCCCGACTCGAACTAGCGACCAAGGGCTGTAGATTCTGCCAATCCTTGCCCCCAAATGTCGCATAACGAGTATGGCCAACCGCGAAACTACCTAAAAGCTTGCTTAGTCTAGCTTCGTCAAAAACATCCGCTACCAGACCAGTCCCACGGTGCACAGAAAAGCGCCCTCCATGGCTCGCCACTATCCCTGCACCCTCTTGCCCCCTATGCTGCAAGGCATAAAGCCCTAAATAACAATATTTAGCAGCCTCCCCATGTCCGCTTACGCCAATTACTGCACACTTGTCGCGAAAACCTTCCGAAACATAAGCCATATAGCGCATTCACCTATTGGGGAATAAAACTCTGATCTGCTCGCATTTCTAAAATTGTGCTAGACAATAAATCGGATGCTACTTCTAAGTCGCGCAAATCGACAAGTTCTACCTGAGTGTGCATATAGCGATTTGGGAGTCCAATTAAGGCAGTAGCTACGCCACTTCTCGATATCTGCATTACATTTGCGTCCGTGCCAGTAGCCGCCGGCGAGCCCAATGGTTGGTATTTGAGTTTTTTCTTTTTGGCGACACTGCGCAACAGACTTTCGAGAATCGGGTTTATGTTAGCACCGCGCGCTATTGTCGGCCCTTCGCCCAACTTAACTGTTCCTATTTCCTTAGCATCAACCGCAGGGTTATCTGACGCATGGGTCACATCCACTGCAATACCTACTTGGGGATCTATATTGTAACAAGACGTCTTAGCACCGCGAAGGCCGAGCTCCTCCTGCACAGTGCTAACCGCATAGACCGCAATATCCTTGTCCTTTTTGGATTTCTCTGCACCAGCATAGAGCCTAAGCGTTTCCATCACCACAAACGCCCCCACTCTATCGTCAAGCCCTGGCGAGGCGATGACGTGATTTTGTAGCTTCTCCACTCCCAATGCATACGTTACCGGATCGCCAATGGTTACTAGCTTTTTTGCCTCTTCGCTCGTACTAACCCCTATATCTATCCACAACTTCGACAATTCAACCTTTTGTCCACGCTCAGCTTGGGTTAAAAGATGAACCGGTTTATGACCGATAACTCCTACGAGCGGCCCACCGTGTGTGTGAATTATTACCTTCGAGCCCGGAACCACAGACGGATCTATCCCGCCAACCTGACGAAAATAAAGGTAACCGTGCTCATCGATATGAGTGACCATCATCCCAATTTGATCACAGTGCCCGGCAAGCATCACTTTAAACTTACCCCCGGGATTAACAACCGCAATTAAATTGCCATGAACATCCACCTCAACGCGATCGGCGAAGCTCTTTACCCGCTTCTTAATAACTTTCTGAATTTCAGTCTCAAATCCTGAGACTGAAGGTGTCTCTAAAAGCTCAACCAAAAAATCAAAAGAATTTTTTTTCATCATGTACCTACCAATTCAACTCAACCCAAAGTAACGGACTGTATTCTATGCCATTTAACACTTTTACGGAACCAATGGCATAACGTCCAGCAATATTCTCTCTCTCCCACGCAATATTTAAACTTCTAGGCAACATGTAAACATCTGCCTCCAAGCGATTCGCCTCTCGAATCATGCGCCTGCGATATCGCCTATTTTCCTCCCCAAATAAAGCAGGCTGTTTTATAACACCTTTTGACACCTGCAAATAATGAAGCGATTTCAAATTCGAAGAAAATAACCCAACAATACTAGCTGGATCTCTTGGGCGATTTTCACAGATGACCTCGCCTTTCTCGCCTAAGCTACACGACCCATCCGATGCTCTAAAATCCTTAAGCGAAATACTACCACCGAGAATCTGAGAAGATGGGCTGTGCCTCTTACTAGCTCTGTCAAACAACCCAACCACCTCAACCGACTCCCCACTCAATCCTAACTCTCTATGCCGCTGAAGCATTAACTGCCGCATGCCATCGGCAAATTGCATACGGAATTCCTCGGTATCGGTCTTTCTACCTTGGATTCGCGATTCGAACTCCGCTGAAATTAATGAAATAAGCCGTGGTTTGCCATTGCCATTAGCTTTCACGCGAACGACTAACTCAGTAGGGGCTCTAAGAAACTTCTTTTCCTTAAAGGAGTCAAATTGTGGCAGCAGCTTATCAGTATGCGAAACGAGAGAGACAAATTCCACAGCAGGCTCTCTCAATAAAAAGCCATTTCGAATAGACTGAAACTCCACATTGCCAACAAAAGATACCCACTTATGCGCATCATCTACCATTAACTTACTAGCAAGCCGCGACAATGCACTTTTTGCTGACTTTCTGTCAAACGCCAAAATGCCTTGCACTGCCACGACATGACACTTAGCTGTGTCGATTGCCGATATAAAGCTCTTTTCGCGCTGAGCATAGTCCTCCAACGGCTTTCTTAACAGCTTACGCATTTGTGCCTTTTTCCCATAGTAATGAAAGTTTAGGCTACAAATTCGAACTTCAGCCTCACCTCGCCCGCCACCGGGGGTCTCTAAAGCCCGCTGCCGCAGGTAGCGACGAACTCGACTTTTCTGCTTTGCTAACGCTTTTTTTAATCTCAGCTGATTCTTCTTTGACGGATAGTACTTACTCTTGTGATGGTAAACTGCTATTGGTTCCGTTGGGTCTGGCTTGCCAACGTTATCGAACTCATCTTCTACTATGACGTATTCACGAGAGCTAGGCCGTTTTGACGAGGTTTCTGAAGAGCTACTTCCGCTTAAAGCTGGGGTAGGAACCCAAACATCTAGTGGCAAAACACTTTCGTCCTTTGGTACCGAATTCTCTGCATCTGATTTACCTCCCAAATCCGAACTGACACTCGAACTTGAAAATGTGCTAGCTGGCGGCGCTTCGGCAAGGGCGACATTCCAAAAAAAAGCAGTATGAAGACAAATAGGAAACAAAACAAATCGCAATTTAGCGCGAGGCATGTAGCAAAAGAAAAATTCTCCACCCCTATTCGCGAACAGCATCCTGTGCGTAAATATATCCCCGCTTCCCCTGCACTGAGCGGACTTCAAGCCAATGCCCCATTCTTGCAATAACTTGAACTTTCGCATCTCGCCTCAATTCTGCAATTACAGCTCCAAGTGACGAAGGAGCCTCAATTACTCTTGTCTCCACTATAGTCCTATATACAAGAGGCGGCTCAAATCGCTCTACATTATAAGCTTTCAACTCTGATCCGTCGAGCGTTTTCGGAAGTTCAGAAGCACCGCCCGCGCTCGTCCTTTCTCCCCCCTCCAAAGCTGGCCCATACAACCGACCATCGGGACCGCGCACATAGCGCGAAGAGGACTCTCCATTATTGACCATGCCCAGATCCTCTGACTTTGTTGTCCTTAGTTCTTCTAGGCTAAGCTCTGGCACGTCCTCCAATCTTGCTGAATCTCGACCACTCGTCTCCTTAGGCGACTTCAATGCCCCTGTAGGCGAATCGCCTTTTTCGGCATCGGTTGGTTCTGGACGCATCAATTCCTTGTCAACAGCTTGTGCGGTTGCCAATGGCTCGACGGACTGTCCATCCTTTAACGATGTCTCGCTAACATCAACTTTTAGTCGCTCGGCCAGGTTATTCAGGCGATCGCGAACCGATTCGAGTTCCGAGTTATCATCCATTACCTCACCATGGCGCGCTACGAGTGGCATAGCGACCTCCGCCCTCGCGAGCTTGCTCGCGGCAACAGCTATCGCTGCATTAAAGGCTGCAACCTTTTTGGCTTGCCGATATTGCGTTACTGCAACGCCACCGCCGACTAGCGCCAACAACAAGACAAATATAACTAGATAGGCAACGAGATGTGGTTTTGTGCGCTCGGCGTTCGGAAAAAGTTCAGGCGACGTGGAGGTGATTGGAGACGCCATTTCAAGCTCCTTAGCAGGACTCTCCAGATGGCCATTTGCACACAGCTTTTCCAAACGGCTAAGACGCTCGTTAACATCAGAAAGCTTTTTCTTAAGCTCATCTATATAGGACTTGTTTCCACGGCGATCTTCTGCGCGCTCTAGCTCGCAACTGATAGCCTTGGAAAAAAGCCTCGCCAACGCCACCCGTTCACTTGAGCTAGCCCCATCGTCAGCCTCCAAGAAACGACTTGCGCGACCTAGCATCACAACGGCAAGACGCCACTGCTCGCGCTTTACTAGTCCAGCTCCGAGTTTAGAAAAGACGCTTGCACTTAACCTGGCTAGTTTTTTTTCTCCTTCTAACTGCGGCATGATTTCTTCAAGCGGCGCGCTTAATGCACTTAGAGGAAGACCGCCAACGCCAAGTTGGCAATATACCCACCAAAGCCTAGTTTCAATGCAATGTGGATCGTCTACTAGAGAGCGATCGATTAGGCTTAACGCCTCAGAAAATTTACCATCTCTAATGTATGACTTCCAGAACACCCCACCGTTATCATTAGTAGCATCGATATCCACACTTATATTAACTATATGGCTAGACACGTCAGTCATTAGCGGCTAACACCCAATATGCTTAAACCTAAAAGGCCTCAGTTGCCAAATCATACCCTTACTGCTGTTATGAGTTTTGGTTCCTCAAATAGAACTGATATACCGTATAATGAAATAAATTTAATAATATAATGTCGCATTCTACTATAAATTACACTTAATATGCTAGCGATATATCGGCATTCAAACTTGATAAGAGTGCTAATTCTTTCGTTATTTTTAGCACTTAGCATGAGCTCGTGCTTTGCTATGGGTATTCCCGAGCATTTTGCCCCGCTAACGCAGCAAAGGGTTCCAAGTGGCGGCCGAGGCGGGCGGATCGCTAGCGCTGGATTTAGCTTTTCTAGGCATCGCGATCTCGCGGCAAAAAGCCAAGGAAATCCGCGCGTTCTCCTCTTACAGCCAAATCTCCACGATTCGCCAAACA
This is a stretch of genomic DNA from Deltaproteobacteria bacterium. It encodes these proteins:
- a CDS encoding amidophosphoribosyltransferase, with protein sequence MRYMAYVSEGFRDKCAVIGVSGHGEAAKYCYLGLYALQHRGQEGAGIVASHGGRFSVHRGTGLVADVFDEARLSKLLGSFAVGHTRYATFGGKDWQNLQPLVASSSRESVAVAHNGNLVNARELRLQLEDNGAIFSTTSDTEVILHLLAHVDRNKSFSERLALALRQVKGAYSLAILVGDDLYAVRDPHGVRPLVLGSMSSGYVVASETCAFDLIGATFVRDIEPGEIVKITPEGKLESSRFAAPDRAFCIFEYIYFARPDSNLEGRNVYLVRKNLGAELARESPAQADVVIPVPDSGVPAAMGYAEELGVPLEFGLIRNHYVGRTFIEPQQSIRDFGVKVKLNANTALLAGKRVVVVDDSIVRGTTSKKIVSMLRQAGAKEVHMRISSPPTTGPCHYGIDTPSRAELIASRNSVEEIAKYVGADSLSYLSIEGMYRAVGKNATSRHFCDACFSANYRLGEPAQESTKML
- a CDS encoding type IV secretory system conjugative DNA transfer family protein, yielding MRQRKALLIAALVAVAVVIVAGIYIVYYKQITAISSSSHLTNFKDLLGKRILKGIVIGLIAAIAIAVIVLKSTSNSLKKNKSSAGRPNRSRSNELGSGDLARLEHVRRWITKTGEQDTCLYVSDLKGADGILLKKGQLVIPREERNRHVLIIAKTGGGKTSKLILPVLYNDCMCPVRSTIVLDSKPEMWSKLAGMTAKYNPQKKILLFNPLDKLRSLSWNILAKVEDDTDAKLIANTLMMATDNPNSKADTPFFRNNALQLLNAMMVGLLRDPNERLSMPRVHELTHCGIKNLCDWLEARPEAIRNTRTFVELARNGSQNADTIMSELGMRLAAWDLSAIRSTTFMDELNLEDLIQHPSLFIIELRESELEMLRPMANVLVIEVLRFLTKRAEQMPKQTLPRPVGLVIDEFASALGRLPDIHVKLNTLRSRNVSIVAAIQSIAQIKSNYDKEADPVLAGFNTKILMPALDFQDSEWASKETGTMTVRFNVGSQGHNRRIIDTFASKNTGLQEQVQQRAVLTPDEIGRPVDNAATFFMPNTPVFQGHLIPFYKIPEMSKHLATSEQEGEFSLRQQPLESVDNDSAHESPLTTPDAAGKDDERTTSTNTAEIRSELESVKKKIGWSTTSTAAKDWWKSFEEANGDNLNMVLTLTKELQNREVKINDFFDALVKSGKNKIPEILAHMDARLLNSLKERVGWARASSSARQWWETFEKANESNVIPIIKLCRDLHKRDATIEEFFDTYASINTSSIDDVLLHIDVKRDEEEAERRRRAKNREREREVEPKRERPSDETREEQANRSISRDKDDIVDDWQTFADDEDTVLESDNGSERENFGEEEDNNIADDVDDGINGNYSMNSSTLSEEAETEDTDISSLSDYIEEDAYHNNAAMDEAIDQARFEEEDNEQTENRAEHLFAGEAAAKKLHLASYFEMGEHFLKQGLEKDFTALITMAKEDSLISKEDLEHLINLGTNYGLPKAS
- a CDS encoding M42 family metallopeptidase, with protein sequence MKKNSFDFLVELLETPSVSGFETEIQKVIKKRVKSFADRVEVDVHGNLIAVVNPGGKFKVMLAGHCDQIGMMVTHIDEHGYLYFRQVGGIDPSVVPGSKVIIHTHGGPLVGVIGHKPVHLLTQAERGQKVELSKLWIDIGVSTSEEAKKLVTIGDPVTYALGVEKLQNHVIASPGLDDRVGAFVVMETLRLYAGAEKSKKDKDIAVYAVSTVQEELGLRGAKTSCYNIDPQVGIAVDVTHASDNPAVDAKEIGTVKLGEGPTIARGANINPILESLLRSVAKKKKLKYQPLGSPAATGTDANVMQISRSGVATALIGLPNRYMHTQVELVDLRDLEVASDLLSSTILEMRADQSFIPQ